Proteins co-encoded in one Candidatus Goldiibacteriota bacterium genomic window:
- a CDS encoding tetratricopeptide repeat protein, protein MTVKEFLKLDSEIRKKTSCAAPSCFISFSDDDKKCAAAMEAAKKALESDKEDCDALLLKGKLLASSGNFTEAEENFKEGLHSTKDKNLFLFCIADIQYNRGDIEEAKATIKTASADYPYISLMLGRLYFSSDKLEESEKEYKMAISGIKKCAEAHVGLGGVYVTLGNLKKAAAEHKAAILINPEYSDARSGKAWICYFMNDFKSAEKHFLKSAEISPNQPDNYIGLGWVYYKLGRYDDAKKEFLKAAEMNPKDPDAFIGLGWSDYQKRSVSRANLLDAEGYFRKAAELNPQYADTHIGLGWACSELDRLKDAEKSFLKALEIHPEYDDVYVGLGWVHYKNRKFAEAEKSFKKAAEFDSKDPDSYVGLAWTAFMQDKYKDAEKYFLTALKNKPGHKEASAGLAEVYLKTGNKAKAKKYLGKIKSPDTKIKYGKQI, encoded by the coding sequence GTGACTGTAAAAGAATTTCTTAAACTTGACAGCGAAATCAGAAAAAAAACATCCTGTGCGGCGCCTTCCTGTTTTATAAGTTTTTCTGATGATGATAAGAAATGTGCTGCCGCGATGGAAGCGGCAAAAAAGGCGCTTGAAAGCGATAAAGAAGACTGTGACGCCCTTTTATTAAAAGGCAAACTGCTTGCGTCATCGGGCAATTTCACAGAAGCGGAAGAAAATTTTAAAGAAGGCCTTCATTCCACAAAAGATAAAAACCTTTTTCTTTTCTGCATAGCCGATATACAGTACAACAGGGGAGATATAGAAGAAGCAAAAGCCACAATAAAAACAGCTTCCGCCGATTATCCGTACATATCTTTAATGCTTGGGCGCCTTTATTTTTCTTCTGATAAACTTGAAGAATCAGAGAAAGAATATAAAATGGCAATTTCCGGAATAAAAAAATGCGCGGAAGCGCACGTCGGCCTTGGCGGCGTCTATGTCACATTGGGAAACTTAAAAAAAGCCGCCGCCGAACACAAAGCGGCGATACTTATCAACCCGGAATATTCGGACGCGCGTTCCGGCAAGGCATGGATATGTTATTTTATGAACGATTTTAAATCCGCGGAGAAACACTTCCTTAAATCCGCTGAAATAAGCCCCAATCAGCCTGACAATTACATAGGGCTGGGCTGGGTTTATTACAAACTTGGCCGCTATGACGACGCTAAAAAAGAATTTTTAAAAGCCGCGGAAATGAATCCCAAAGACCCCGATGCTTTTATAGGGCTTGGCTGGTCGGATTATCAGAAAAGGTCTGTAAGCAGGGCCAACCTGCTGGACGCGGAAGGTTACTTCAGGAAAGCGGCGGAATTAAACCCGCAGTACGCGGACACCCACATAGGGCTTGGATGGGCGTGTTCGGAGCTTGACAGGTTAAAAGACGCCGAAAAATCATTTTTAAAAGCGCTTGAAATTCACCCTGAATATGATGATGTTTACGTGGGCCTTGGCTGGGTGCATTACAAAAACAGAAAATTCGCGGAAGCGGAGAAAAGTTTTAAAAAAGCCGCGGAATTTGATTCAAAAGACCCTGATTCTTATGTGGGGCTTGCGTGGACCGCCTTTATGCAGGATAAATATAAAGATGCCGAAAAATATTTTTTAACCGCGCTGAAAAATAAACCGGGTCACAAAGAAGCCTCCGCGGGGCTGGCTGAAGTTTACCTGAAAACAGGAAATAAAGCCAAAGCAAAAAAATATCTTGGTAAAATCAAAAGCCCTGATACAAAAATAAAATACGGAAAACAGATTTAA
- a CDS encoding 1-deoxy-D-xylulose-5-phosphate synthase: protein MKKYTVLNRVNLPSDIKKLDAAELNTLAAEVRSYMTDVVSVTGGHLASSLGAVDVTIALLKCFNAPEDKIVWDVGHQSYAYKILTGRKHAFKTLRQYGGISGFLKRDESRYDVFGAGHTSTSISAAMGFAKARDVNNKKNYVTAVIGDASLANGMALEAMNHIGSEKTDMLIVVIDNEMSISPTVGALSTHLNRIISGKFYNDLRASAKNVIEKIPKIGVPASHVIKHLEEGVKSIFSRGIIFEDLGFMCYGPIDGHDIELLCFAINNMKMIRGPKLLHVITKKGKGYEPAEKNPTLFHGIGSFDRETGEPVKPKICGTAYSKVFSEKLVQLASKNKKIIAIVAAMIEGTNLTKFRDKFPSRFFDVGIAEEHAVTFAAGLAADGFKPVVAIYSTFMQRAYDQIIHDTAMQKLPVIFALDRAGIVGEDGPTHHGAFDIAFMRSVPGMVVMAPSDAAELEKMLEAAAAYNEGPVSIRFPRGDSWTFDAKDNKPVKIGKAKIIKKGGSLTIVCLGHPLPEVIKAAAQAEKNKRVSIEIIDARFAKPIDVKTILASVAKTGKLITVEEGGIEGGFGQALISGLHQAGLNKFESRIIAMQDRFAAQGKMNIIKHDCGLDSGGILKEINKMLFKSK from the coding sequence ATGAAAAAATACACCGTTTTAAACAGGGTAAACTTACCGTCAGATATAAAAAAACTTGACGCCGCGGAATTAAACACGCTTGCCGCCGAAGTCCGTTCATACATGACCGACGTTGTTTCCGTGACGGGCGGCCACCTTGCTTCGTCGCTTGGCGCCGTGGATGTCACCATAGCGCTGCTAAAATGCTTTAACGCGCCGGAAGATAAAATAGTATGGGACGTGGGGCACCAGTCATACGCGTATAAGATTCTTACTGGCAGAAAACACGCCTTTAAAACTTTAAGGCAATACGGCGGAATTTCCGGCTTTTTAAAAAGGGATGAAAGCAGGTACGACGTTTTTGGCGCCGGCCATACATCCACTTCAATTTCAGCGGCAATGGGTTTTGCCAAAGCCCGCGATGTAAACAATAAAAAGAATTATGTGACCGCCGTAATAGGCGACGCGTCGCTTGCCAACGGAATGGCGCTTGAAGCCATGAACCATATAGGTTCCGAAAAAACAGACATGCTTATAGTGGTTATAGACAACGAAATGTCAATTTCGCCCACTGTGGGCGCGCTGTCCACGCATTTAAACAGGATTATTTCCGGAAAATTCTATAATGACCTGCGCGCGTCCGCGAAAAACGTAATAGAAAAAATACCCAAAATAGGCGTGCCGGCTTCCCACGTAATCAAGCACCTTGAAGAAGGGGTTAAGTCTATTTTTTCACGCGGCATTATCTTTGAAGACCTTGGTTTTATGTGTTACGGCCCGATAGACGGGCATGACATTGAACTTCTTTGTTTCGCCATTAACAATATGAAAATGATAAGAGGGCCCAAGCTGTTGCATGTTATAACAAAAAAAGGCAAAGGTTATGAACCGGCGGAAAAGAATCCCACGCTGTTTCACGGAATAGGCAGTTTTGACAGGGAAACAGGCGAACCTGTAAAACCCAAAATATGCGGCACGGCTTATTCCAAAGTGTTCTCGGAAAAACTTGTACAGCTTGCCTCCAAAAACAAAAAAATAATCGCCATTGTGGCCGCAATGATAGAAGGCACCAATTTAACAAAGTTCAGGGACAAATTCCCGTCGCGTTTTTTTGACGTGGGCATAGCGGAAGAACACGCCGTAACTTTTGCGGCAGGCCTTGCCGCGGATGGTTTTAAACCGGTCGTTGCAATTTATTCCACCTTTATGCAGCGGGCTTACGACCAGATTATTCACGACACGGCAATGCAGAAACTTCCGGTAATCTTCGCGCTTGACCGCGCCGGTATTGTCGGCGAAGACGGCCCGACGCACCACGGCGCTTTTGACATCGCGTTTATGCGTTCCGTGCCCGGTATGGTGGTAATGGCGCCTTCGGACGCGGCAGAGCTTGAAAAGATGCTTGAAGCCGCCGCCGCTTATAACGAAGGGCCGGTAAGCATCAGGTTTCCCCGCGGCGATTCATGGACATTTGACGCCAAAGACAATAAACCCGTAAAAATAGGCAAAGCTAAAATTATTAAGAAAGGCGGTTCGCTGACAATTGTGTGCCTTGGGCATCCGCTGCCGGAAGTAATTAAAGCCGCGGCGCAGGCGGAAAAAAACAAAAGGGTTTCAATAGAAATTATTGACGCGCGTTTTGCCAAACCAATTGACGTTAAAACTATCCTTGCTTCCGTTGCAAAAACCGGGAAACTTATAACGGTGGAAGAAGGCGGAATAGAAGGCGGTTTTGGACAGGCGTTAATATCAGGCCTTCATCAGGCGGGGCTTAACAAATTTGAATCGCGTATAATTGCCATGCAGGACCGTTTTGCCGCGCAGGGAAAAATGAACATAATAAAACATGACTGCGGGCTTGACAGCGGCGGTATTTTAAAAGAAATTAATAAGATGCTTTTTAAAAGCAAATAA
- the recN gene encoding DNA repair protein RecN, with product MLSRIKIQNYALLKEVEVEFHPGLNILTGETGAGKSIIIGALDIALGERGYVENIRTGEDKAVIEAVFDLTKNSALKALLNSKLDGAGIETSEDTLVIKREINRSSKGRIFINNNAASLSLLQEIGVMLIDIHGQHEHQSLLKSEVHIGLLDAYAASAPQVMKVSELYARFMEIESEIKKLTALESEKQEKLDILNYRIAELTDAALVSDEEMEALNARREKMAHSESLKTSVNSIIKALSPASADLEGDGAIELLDKAKTHIEEVGEIDRKAAQEIITMVDDALIKAEEAKSFFLEYVDTIEFDRDALAETEERIELIETLMKKYKKDSVSALMSYAKELEEEKKKTELNSDTISSLEAQRKNVLKDLSAKCIALSELRHKKSAELGKKIEDELKGLGISKASFEVRVTEPEAENSRIFVDLAGKKVKLSADGINQVEFMISLNAGEELKPLVKVASGGEVSRIMLSIKNILSGADTIPVLVFDEIDTGISGKVAQATGKKLKEISKNKQLICITHLPQIAAFSDVHYSVTKGTQSGKTHTAINRLSPEEKVTEVAKLLSGETVTDASLNAARDLINEAV from the coding sequence ATGCTTTCGCGGATAAAGATTCAGAATTACGCGCTTTTAAAAGAGGTTGAAGTGGAATTTCACCCCGGCCTTAATATCTTAACCGGCGAGACCGGCGCGGGCAAATCCATTATAATAGGCGCTCTTGACATCGCGCTGGGCGAACGCGGATACGTGGAAAACATCCGAACAGGCGAAGACAAAGCCGTAATTGAAGCCGTGTTTGATTTAACCAAAAATTCAGCTTTAAAAGCGCTGCTTAACAGCAAACTTGACGGCGCGGGAATAGAAACTTCAGAAGACACCCTTGTGATAAAAAGGGAGATAAACCGCAGTTCCAAAGGCAGGATATTTATCAACAACAACGCGGCTTCGCTGTCGCTTTTGCAGGAAATAGGGGTAATGCTTATAGACATTCACGGCCAGCACGAACACCAGTCGCTGTTAAAAAGCGAGGTTCACATAGGATTACTTGACGCCTATGCGGCGTCCGCCCCGCAGGTAATGAAAGTATCGGAATTATACGCGCGGTTTATGGAAATTGAGAGCGAAATAAAAAAGTTAACCGCGCTTGAATCTGAAAAGCAGGAAAAACTGGACATCTTAAATTATAGAATCGCGGAACTTACAGACGCGGCGCTGGTGTCGGACGAAGAAATGGAAGCCTTAAACGCGCGGCGCGAAAAAATGGCGCATTCTGAATCGTTAAAAACATCCGTTAATTCAATAATTAAGGCATTATCCCCGGCCTCAGCTGATTTAGAAGGCGACGGGGCGATAGAACTTCTGGATAAGGCAAAAACCCACATTGAAGAGGTGGGTGAAATTGACAGAAAAGCCGCGCAGGAAATAATAACCATGGTGGACGACGCGCTTATTAAAGCGGAAGAAGCCAAAAGTTTTTTCCTTGAATACGTGGACACCATAGAATTTGACAGGGACGCGCTTGCCGAAACCGAAGAGCGCATTGAACTTATTGAGACTCTTATGAAAAAATATAAAAAAGACAGCGTGTCGGCGCTTATGTCCTACGCGAAAGAACTGGAAGAGGAAAAGAAAAAAACAGAACTTAATTCAGACACCATATCTTCCCTGGAAGCGCAGAGAAAAAATGTCCTGAAAGACCTTTCCGCAAAGTGTATCGCCTTATCAGAACTGCGCCATAAAAAATCAGCCGAACTTGGCAAAAAGATAGAGGATGAATTAAAAGGGCTTGGGATTTCCAAAGCTTCTTTTGAAGTAAGGGTAACCGAACCCGAAGCCGAAAACAGCCGTATATTTGTTGACCTTGCCGGAAAAAAAGTAAAACTGTCCGCCGACGGAATAAATCAGGTGGAATTCATGATATCGTTAAACGCCGGCGAGGAATTAAAACCGCTTGTAAAAGTGGCTTCCGGCGGCGAAGTTTCCAGGATAATGCTTTCAATTAAAAATATACTGTCCGGCGCCGATACAATTCCTGTCCTGGTCTTTGACGAAATAGACACAGGAATCAGCGGCAAAGTGGCGCAGGCAACAGGAAAAAAGTTAAAAGAAATTTCAAAAAACAAACAGCTTATCTGCATCACGCACCTGCCGCAGATAGCGGCTTTTTCAGACGTCCATTATTCCGTGACAAAGGGCACACAGTCCGGAAAAACACACACGGCTATTAACCGGCTTTCGCCCGAAGAAAAAGTGACAGAAGTGGCTAAACTTTTAAGCGGCGAAACCGTTACAGACGCGTCGCTTAATGCCGCGCGCGATTTAATAAATGAAGCCGTATAG
- a CDS encoding DUF2723 domain-containing protein encodes MAVILSVISLILLFLFILTAPPTIYFGDSGELAAAAYNLGIGHPPGYPLFTLMEKLFSYLPAGDIAFRMNLMSGFFAVLVFIMLYFTVKEFISYAGLLRGKPAFKETGSVLNFTAVITSLIYVLSGIFWEVSLNIKGGIYTMAHFGYVLALYSLIRYLSTKKIKWFYFLAFTCGLLPVFHQTTLVLVIAVLSAALFAGRGKLKPGSIIASFFLLLTAAATPYLYLFIRHSPHSSVVWFEISTFTDIMNHIQRTAYLNAVSVPLSLNSAVLKTTLYIQQLFTQYNVFLIPVIIGFIAVFKNNKKLFFVSAGFILVNYCALIYFTDNTFSPVFIYVNRAFYLLNDIILIIIGGAGLYYAVNLLKEKQGINSVFSLSLVLVIPVIQLLSNFPANNHARKFFAYDHAVNIMKTLKPGDILFSKTDQPSFNIQYLHYVKNKYRDIKAYDVNGNVLDHSIYSHIPRRALTAQMQKGIETKIVLDNPGKVYNFDLMAYPEHDLYTAKYGIIGSVTLTGKSIPGDSAVMKLITLRDYFTGHKLDYFYRETIARYFCRLAQYAMRDNDGEKARMYLTEAEKAAPDAAVIIKLIASVYFYDARDLPATLSYLEKAVLMDPYDFQAIRLMVFIYSKAAPPAVPQMIKWLEYEYRHQSSAQRRAEIASKISVLKSGGMIDPR; translated from the coding sequence ATGGCTGTAATTCTTTCCGTTATATCCCTTATTTTATTATTTCTATTTATACTTACCGCGCCGCCCACGATATATTTCGGCGACAGCGGGGAACTGGCAGCCGCGGCATATAATCTTGGCATCGGGCACCCGCCCGGGTATCCTTTATTCACGCTTATGGAAAAACTGTTTTCATATCTTCCGGCGGGCGACATTGCTTTTAGAATGAATCTTATGTCAGGCTTTTTTGCCGTGCTTGTTTTTATAATGCTTTATTTTACCGTCAAAGAGTTTATATCATACGCGGGGCTGCTGCGGGGAAAGCCGGCTTTTAAAGAAACCGGCAGCGTATTAAATTTTACGGCGGTAATTACATCCCTTATTTATGTTTTATCGGGTATTTTTTGGGAAGTAAGCCTTAATATCAAGGGCGGAATTTATACAATGGCGCATTTCGGGTATGTGCTTGCGCTATATTCGCTTATCAGATACTTATCAACAAAAAAAATAAAATGGTTTTACTTTCTTGCATTCACCTGCGGTTTATTGCCTGTTTTTCACCAGACCACGCTTGTCCTGGTAATTGCCGTATTATCAGCCGCCCTTTTCGCCGGCAGGGGAAAACTTAAACCGGGCAGCATTATCGCGTCTTTCTTTCTTTTACTGACCGCGGCCGCCACCCCTTATCTTTATCTGTTTATAAGGCATTCACCGCATTCATCCGTTGTATGGTTTGAAATCAGCACATTTACCGATATTATGAACCACATACAAAGAACGGCATACTTAAATGCCGTTTCTGTCCCTTTATCATTAAATTCCGCCGTATTAAAAACAACCCTGTACATACAGCAGCTTTTCACACAGTACAATGTTTTTTTAATCCCCGTTATAATCGGATTTATTGCGGTTTTTAAAAACAATAAAAAACTTTTTTTTGTATCCGCCGGTTTTATCCTTGTCAACTACTGCGCCCTTATTTATTTTACCGACAATACTTTTTCGCCCGTATTCATTTATGTTAACAGGGCTTTCTACCTTTTAAATGACATAATACTGATTATCATCGGCGGCGCGGGGCTTTATTACGCCGTAAATTTACTGAAAGAAAAACAGGGGATAAACAGTGTTTTTTCGCTGTCGCTGGTACTTGTTATCCCCGTGATACAGCTGCTTTCAAACTTTCCCGCAAACAATCACGCGCGAAAATTCTTCGCTTATGACCACGCGGTTAATATCATGAAAACATTAAAGCCGGGTGATATCTTATTTTCAAAAACAGATCAGCCTTCCTTTAACATCCAGTACCTGCATTATGTAAAAAATAAATACAGGGATATCAAAGCGTATGATGTTAACGGCAATGTGCTTGACCATTCTATTTACAGCCATATACCAAGGCGGGCATTGACAGCCCAAATGCAGAAGGGCATAGAGACAAAAATTGTGCTTGATAATCCCGGCAAAGTTTATAATTTTGACCTTATGGCGTACCCGGAACACGATTTATACACAGCCAAATACGGCATAATAGGAAGCGTCACTTTAACGGGCAAAAGCATTCCCGGCGACAGCGCCGTTATGAAACTTATAACTTTAAGGGATTATTTTACCGGCCATAAGCTTGATTATTTCTACAGGGAAACCATAGCCAGGTATTTCTGCCGGCTTGCCCAATATGCCATGCGTGACAATGACGGCGAAAAAGCGCGCATGTACTTAACCGAAGCGGAAAAAGCCGCTCCCGATGCCGCCGTTATCATAAAACTTATCGCTTCCGTTTACTTTTATGACGCCAGGGACCTGCCGGCAACGTTAAGTTATCTGGAAAAAGCCGTGCTTATGGACCCTTATGACTTTCAGGCAATACGGCTTATGGTCTTTATCTACAGCAAAGCCGCGCCTCCGGCGGTGCCGCAGATGATTAAATGGCTGGAATACGAATACAGGCATCAAAGCAGCGCTCAGCGCAGAGCGGAAATTGCCTCAAAAATATCGGTTCTAAAATCCGGCGGGATGATAGATCCCCGGTAA